From Glycine soja cultivar W05 chromosome 4, ASM419377v2, whole genome shotgun sequence, the proteins below share one genomic window:
- the LOC114410772 gene encoding uncharacterized protein LOC114410772, giving the protein MGDFNNIRDPMERMKVCQRGMKESNIQEFNEWIDDMEVEEAPWIGRKFTWFRPNGIARSKLDRFLVSPKWLTKWPGSIQHPLDRNFFGHCLVLLRSKVVDWGPKPFRVQDCWLLNKSFKSIVKECWLSQQQSGWGGFVLKEKIKKLKERLKTWNRDRFGDTLKKYKKIEGELNQLEVNLADRPLSPQQMIIRKQLQEDLWIAAQSHESLLRQKARATWVKEGDCNSRFFHLIPKKVNDKLVCLQCRFLWGGGSDTNKIGWIKWDTVCLPKEKGGLGIKDISTFNMAMLGKWRWNLFHDEGQLWAKILVSKYGG; this is encoded by the exons ATGGGGGATTTTAACAACATTAGAGATCCGATGGAAAGGATGAAAGTATGCCAAAGAGGGATGAAGGAAAGCAATATCCAAGAGTTTAATGAATGGATAGATGATATGGAGGTGGAGGAAGCGCCATggattggaagaaaatttacatgGTTTAGACCCAATGGCATCGCAAGAAGCAAGTTAGATAGATTTCTAGTCTCTCCAAAGTGGCTTACAAAATGGCCAGGCAGCATCCAACACCCATTGGATAGAAATTTTTTTGGCCATTGTCTGGTTTTGCTTAGGTCAAAGGTTGTAGATTGGGGACCAAAGCCATTCCGGGTCCAGGATTGCTGGCTTCTAAACAAATCTTTCAAGTCAATAGTGAAGGAATGTTGGTTGTCCCAACAGCAGAGTGGGTGGGGTGGATTCgtgttgaaagaaaaaataaagaaattgaagGAAAGGTTGAAGACATGGAATAGAGATCGGTTTGGGGATACTTTAAAGAAATACAAGAAGATTGAGGGAGAACTAAACCAGTTAGAAGTGAACTTGGCTGATAGACCACTCTCTCCTCAGCAGATGATAATCAGAAAACAACTTCAAGAAGATCTATGGATAGCTGCACAATCACATGAATCTCTACTAAGACAGAAGGCAAGGGCCACATGGGTCAAAGAAGGCGATTGTAACTCAAGATTTTTCCATTT gaTCCCCAAGAAGGTGAACGACAAGTTAGTCTGCCTGCAATGTAGATTCCTGTGGGGAGGAGGATCAGACACAAACAAGATTGGTTGGATCAAGTGGGACACAGTATGCCttccaaaagaaaaaggtgGATTGGGTATCAAAGACATAAGCACTTTCAACATGGCTATGCTTGGCAAATGGAGATGGAACTTATTTCATGATGAAGGACAACTTTGGGCGAAGATACTGGTGTCTAAGTACGGAGGGTGA
- the LOC114410773 gene encoding plant-specific TFIIB-related protein PTF2-like, which produces MISTITEGEFGQGEWFKVLIGACIYVVMRKEDRPLPMAEVASTIGIDVYEISRMILRVVDFLNLRPDFPEFDIVHLLERMIRNCSGCASAERNLIERMRKQGMFLIQCAVKWYLSIEWRPVPLVVAVLVFMVELNGVGVGMEELAKEVHARVSTCRARYKELLETLVKVAQVLPWGKDVTVKNIIKNALVGIQYMERNAMLKHGEKREEGLDQATVDLKDVVVECLRNDGEFEYGVDGMSKRKDSRYFMLESNAGRVGGGDSERQQISLECLSVLYKKFLDENNCAESLRGSGSAQKRRILQFDLLECWE; this is translated from the coding sequence ATGATATCCACCATCACCGAGGGCGAGTTCGGACAAGGCGAGTGGTTTAAAGTGCTCATTGGTGCATGCATTTATGTCGTTATGCGAAAAGAGGATCGACCTTTGCCTATGGCGGAAGTCGCCTCCACGATAGGGATTGATGTTTACGAAATCAGTAGAATGATTTTACGCGTTGTTGATTTTTTGAATTTGAGGCCTGATTTtcctgagtttgatatagttcaTTTGTTGGAACGAATGATTAGGAATTGTAGCGGTTGTGCCTCTGCTGagaggaatttgattgagaggATGAGGAAGCAGGGGATGTTTTTGATTCAGTGTGCGGTGAAGTGGTATCTGAGCATCGAGTGGAGGCCGGTGCCGTTGGTGGTGGCGGTGTTGGTTTTTATGGTGGAGTTGAATGGGGTTGGGGTGGGGATGGAAGAATTAGCTAAAGAGGTTCATGCTAGGGTTTCAACTTGTAGGGCTAGGTATAAGGAGTTACTTGAGACTCTTGTGAAGGTTGCACAGGTGTTGCCTTGGGGGAAGGATGTTACTGTGAAGAACATTATTAAGAATGCGCTGGTTGGGATTCAGTATATGGAGAGGAATGCTATGTTGAAGCATGGGGAGAAGAGGGAGGAGGGTCTTGATCAGGCTACGGTGGATTTGAAGGATGTGGTTGTTGAATGCTTGAGAAATGATGGTGAATTTGAATACGGGGTTGATGGCATGTCTAAAAGGAAGGATTCACGGTATTTTATGTTGGAGAGTAATGCTGGTAGAGTGGGTGGTGGGGATTCAGAGAGGCAGCAAATTTCGCTTGAATGCTTGTCAGTGTTGTATAAGAAGTTTTTGGATGAAAATAATTGTGCAGAGTCTCTGAGAGGGAGTGGGAGTGCTCAGAAAAGGAGGATTTTACAATTTGATCTGCTAGAGTGTTGGGAGTGA